One genomic segment of Arthrobacter sp. JZ12 includes these proteins:
- a CDS encoding class II 3-deoxy-7-phosphoheptulonate synthase, which yields MTETTLASAPDSTASDQGLDRWRELSISQQPTWQDPAVHRSSLAELSALPPLVFAGEVDVLRERLAAAAQGKAFLLQGGDCAETFDGATADKISARVKTILQMAVVLTYGASLPVIKMGRMAGQFAKPRSSNDETREGVTLPAYRGDMVNGYEFTPESRGHDASRMVRAYHTSASTLNLIRAFTQGGFADLRLVHHWNKGFTANPAHSRYESLAREIDRAVRFMEACGADFDALKRVEFFASHEALLLDYERALTRTDSRTGLPYDTSAHFLWIGERTRDIDGAHVDFLSRVRNPIGVKLGPGTSPDDALALIDKLDPNREPGRLTFITRMGAKNIREKLPNLVSRVTDSGAQVLWVTDPMHGNTVTSPNGYKTRNFDDVMDEVRGFFEVHNELGTFPGGLHVEMTGDDVAECLGGADPIDQEAFLDRYESVCDPRLNHMQSLEMAFLVAGALSRR from the coding sequence GTGACCGAAACAACCCTGGCCTCCGCTCCCGATTCAACAGCCTCCGACCAGGGGCTGGATAGATGGAGGGAGTTGAGCATCTCCCAGCAGCCCACGTGGCAGGACCCGGCAGTTCACAGGTCCTCGCTTGCCGAGCTGTCTGCGCTTCCACCTCTCGTCTTCGCCGGAGAGGTCGACGTGCTTCGGGAGCGGCTTGCGGCCGCCGCCCAGGGGAAGGCGTTCCTCCTGCAGGGCGGTGACTGTGCTGAAACTTTCGACGGCGCCACCGCCGACAAGATCAGCGCCCGTGTGAAGACCATCCTCCAGATGGCGGTTGTACTCACCTACGGTGCGTCACTGCCTGTCATCAAGATGGGCAGGATGGCGGGCCAGTTCGCGAAGCCGCGCTCCTCGAACGATGAGACGCGGGAAGGTGTAACCCTGCCGGCGTACCGCGGTGACATGGTGAACGGCTACGAATTCACTCCTGAGAGCCGTGGACATGACGCGTCCCGAATGGTCCGGGCTTACCACACCTCGGCATCGACTTTGAACCTCATCCGTGCGTTCACCCAGGGAGGCTTCGCCGACCTTCGCCTGGTCCATCACTGGAACAAGGGCTTCACAGCGAACCCTGCGCACTCCCGGTATGAGTCTTTGGCCCGGGAGATCGACCGCGCAGTGCGGTTCATGGAAGCATGCGGTGCCGACTTCGACGCGCTGAAGCGTGTGGAATTCTTCGCGAGCCATGAGGCACTCCTGCTGGACTACGAGCGCGCCCTTACCCGGACCGACTCCCGTACCGGCCTGCCTTACGACACGTCCGCACATTTCCTGTGGATCGGAGAGCGGACCCGGGACATCGACGGAGCCCACGTCGATTTCCTCTCGCGCGTACGCAATCCCATTGGAGTCAAGCTCGGACCCGGCACCTCACCCGACGACGCCCTTGCGCTCATCGACAAGCTGGACCCCAACCGCGAGCCGGGACGCCTGACCTTCATCACCCGCATGGGCGCGAAGAACATCCGGGAGAAGCTGCCCAACCTCGTATCGCGGGTCACGGACTCGGGCGCACAGGTGCTCTGGGTCACCGACCCGATGCACGGCAACACTGTCACCTCGCCGAACGGCTACAAGACCCGCAACTTCGACGACGTCATGGACGAGGTCCGTGGATTTTTCGAGGTGCACAACGAGCTTGGAACCTTCCCCGGCGGCCTGCATGTCGAAATGACGGGCGACGACGTCGCCGAGTGCCTTGGCGGAGCTGACCCGATCGATCAGGAAGCTTTCCTGGACCGGTACGAGTCGGTGTGCGATCCTCGCCTGAACCACATGCAGTCACTCGAGATGGCGTTCCTGGTTGCCGGAGCGCTCTCCCGCCGGTAA
- the pknB gene encoding Stk1 family PASTA domain-containing Ser/Thr kinase, translating to MEGSVVEGRYLVHSRLARGGMSTVYLATDQRLERNVALKVLHPHLAEDEHAVERFEQEAKSAARLSHPHVVGVLDQGVEDGPEGSLAYLVMEYVPGRTLRDLLREKGRLTPRQALALLDPVLEGLGAAHDAGIIHRDVKPENVLLAERGGIKIADFGLARAVSANTHTGTLIGTAAYLAPELVTDGTADARSDIYSTGIMLFELLTGQQPYHGDSPIRIAFQHANSRVPPPSQLVPGLAADLDELVQWCTAVDPEERPIDGNALLGELRHVRTTLSDFELDAGTEEQVGPQPQEAHHTEVIGAGDSLTEVVGIPSSPTTVIGAGNHPATVLSGDLSPTSVIGAAPRARPDRTMDGPAAQKLAARDFKAYQKEQARAAQRPAKSLRRGNSRRRNAVLVILLALLAILAAAAGWFFGMGPGAFVAVPDVTSRPVSAAQALLTEVGLSSSTDEVHSDSIAEGLVVASEPEARTQVRPWQDIRLLVSIGPELFMVPNTVGLAEATAAASLVAAGFDLGEVTREFSEQVPSGEVIGSTPAGGEQVAAGTPVALVVSQGPEPIDVPSLVGLTEAEAVAAVEAAGLTAGIADETINDADVPAGSVATQNPQGGQLTRGETVTLTISAGPRLVQVPDVFSEPEADAVAALEEAGFEVLVDYAFGVPVLGLVAGQDLTGEQPEGSTVTITVT from the coding sequence TTGGAAGGTAGCGTCGTCGAAGGACGTTATCTCGTTCACTCTCGGCTCGCGCGCGGCGGCATGTCGACGGTCTACCTGGCTACTGACCAGCGGTTGGAACGGAATGTAGCGCTCAAGGTCCTTCACCCGCACCTCGCGGAGGACGAACACGCCGTCGAGCGCTTCGAGCAGGAAGCCAAGTCGGCCGCGAGGCTTTCGCACCCTCATGTGGTGGGTGTTCTTGACCAGGGCGTCGAGGACGGGCCGGAAGGCAGCCTTGCATACCTCGTGATGGAGTACGTGCCCGGACGCACCCTCAGGGACCTGCTCAGGGAGAAGGGGCGGCTCACGCCGCGGCAGGCGCTTGCGCTGCTTGACCCGGTTCTGGAGGGTCTGGGCGCAGCGCACGACGCCGGCATCATCCATCGCGATGTGAAACCCGAAAACGTGCTTCTTGCGGAGCGCGGAGGCATAAAGATCGCGGATTTCGGGCTCGCCCGTGCAGTTTCAGCGAATACCCATACCGGCACTCTTATCGGCACCGCAGCCTATCTTGCCCCTGAACTGGTTACGGATGGCACGGCCGACGCCCGCAGCGACATCTATTCGACGGGCATCATGCTTTTCGAACTGCTGACCGGGCAACAGCCCTACCATGGGGATTCCCCCATACGGATTGCCTTCCAGCACGCCAACTCCCGCGTTCCTCCTCCATCCCAGTTGGTTCCCGGCCTGGCTGCCGACCTTGATGAACTGGTGCAGTGGTGCACCGCCGTCGACCCTGAAGAGCGCCCTATAGACGGAAACGCCCTCCTCGGGGAACTCCGTCATGTGAGGACCACGCTCAGTGACTTCGAACTGGATGCGGGCACTGAGGAGCAGGTAGGGCCCCAACCCCAGGAGGCGCACCACACCGAAGTCATCGGGGCCGGTGACTCACTCACCGAGGTGGTGGGAATCCCTTCCTCCCCCACCACAGTCATAGGAGCGGGCAATCATCCCGCAACCGTCCTCAGTGGAGATTTAAGTCCCACCTCCGTGATCGGCGCAGCTCCACGTGCACGCCCTGATCGCACCATGGATGGACCCGCAGCGCAGAAGCTTGCGGCACGGGACTTCAAGGCCTATCAGAAAGAACAGGCTCGGGCGGCCCAACGTCCGGCGAAGAGCCTCCGGCGAGGCAACAGCCGACGCAGGAACGCCGTGCTGGTGATCCTGCTGGCACTTCTGGCGATTCTTGCTGCCGCGGCCGGGTGGTTCTTCGGAATGGGACCCGGCGCCTTTGTCGCTGTCCCCGATGTCACGAGTCGGCCGGTGAGCGCCGCCCAGGCCCTGCTCACAGAGGTAGGCCTGTCCTCAAGCACCGACGAAGTCCACTCCGATTCGATCGCAGAGGGCCTCGTCGTTGCGAGCGAACCCGAGGCCCGCACGCAGGTGAGGCCCTGGCAGGATATCCGGTTACTTGTGTCGATCGGACCTGAACTGTTCATGGTGCCCAACACAGTCGGGCTCGCAGAAGCCACCGCAGCTGCGTCCCTGGTTGCGGCCGGTTTCGACCTGGGTGAGGTGACTCGCGAGTTCAGCGAACAGGTGCCTAGCGGCGAGGTGATCGGCTCAACGCCGGCAGGCGGCGAGCAGGTGGCAGCAGGCACCCCCGTTGCTCTCGTGGTGTCCCAGGGTCCCGAACCGATCGATGTCCCCTCATTGGTAGGCCTCACCGAAGCGGAAGCGGTTGCTGCCGTTGAGGCCGCGGGCCTGACCGCGGGCATCGCCGATGAAACGATCAACGACGCCGACGTTCCGGCGGGTTCGGTGGCAACACAGAATCCGCAAGGAGGGCAGCTGACGCGGGGTGAGACGGTCACGCTGACGATCTCAGCCGGACCAAGGCTCGTTCAGGTGCCGGACGTCTTCTCCGAGCCCGAGGCCGACGCTGTCGCGGCGCTCGAAGAAGCCGGCTTCGAGGTGCTGGTCGACTACGCCTTCGGTGTACCGGTGCTCGGGCTGGTAGCCGGGCAGGACCTGACGGGAGAACAGCCCGAAGGCTCCACGGTCACCATCACAGTGACCTGA